In Carassius carassius chromosome 19, fCarCar2.1, whole genome shotgun sequence, a single genomic region encodes these proteins:
- the LOC132095214 gene encoding ELL-associated factor 2-like, protein MNGTAYSNFDNQEHVLKLGETFEKQPKSAFHTVRYDFKPASIDTTCEGELEVGKGEQVTVTLPNLEGSTTPVTVFKGSKRPYMKECVLIVNHDTGEYRLEKLSSNIAVKKTRAEGSSKIQSRLEQQTSRLSQQMKTGSGNKPPSSTKSSPPKEKMSPSPPMDDIERELMAEARVMDQMSSGDSSSDSHSSSSSSSGDSSSSSDSEDEDRPPHNVAPAPHQSTSQSRVEESSEHFMNTLKNDLQLSESGSESDDD, encoded by the exons ATGAATGGAACAGCATATTCAAACTTTGACAATCAAGAACACGTGCTCAAACTAGGCGAAACCTTTGAGAAACAACCTAAAAGTGCATTCCACACGGTACGAT ATGATTTCAAACCAGCCTCCATAGACACAACATGTGAGGGCGAGCTGGAAGTGGGCAAAGGAGAGCAAGTTACAGTCACACTACCAAACTTAGAG GGATCCACGACACCTGTCACCGTatttaaaggttccaaaaggcCTTATATGAAAGAATGTGTTCTCATTGTTAACCATGACACAGGAGAGTATCGTCTGGAGAAACTCAGCAGCAACATTGCAGTCAAGAAGACCAG GGCTGAGGGAAGCAGTAAGATTCAGTCACGGCTGGAGCAACAAACCAGCAGGCTGAGTCAGCAGATGAAGACCGGCAGTGGAAACAAGCCTCCATCCAGCACCAAGAGCTCTCCTCCCAAGGAGAAAATGTCTCCATCACCCCCCATGGATGATATTGAGCGAG agCTGATGGCCGAGGCGCGTGTCATGGATCAGATGAGCAGTGGAGACAGCTCCTCAGATTCCCACAGTTCCTCCTCCTCCAGTAGTGGGGACAGCTCCAGCAGCAGTGACTCCGAGGATGAGGATCGCCCCCCGCATAATGTGGCCCCAGCTCCCCACCAGAGCACCTCTCAAAGCCGTGTGGAGGAAAGCAGCGAGCATTTCATGAACACACTCA aaaatgatCTCCAGTTGAGTGAGTCTGGGAGTGAAAGTGACGATGACTAA